In the genome of Campylobacter avium LMG 24591, the window CAAAGCCATCTCTTATAACCGCTCTGATTGTCAGTATATACCTGAAAATATCTACAAGGAAGCAGACAAGATAATAGATAGCTTAAAAGAAAATTTCAAAGAGGATATAGGACAAGAAAATGCAAATTTAAGCATAAAATCAAATGCTTTTGATGATAGTAAATTAAGTGCACATTATGCAATCATACCCACAAACACAAGACTAAATTTAACAAATCTTAGCCAAGAGGAAAAAGATATTTACACTCTAATTTGTAAAAGATTTTTAATGCAGTTTTACGAGCCAAGAGAATACACAAGCCATTCTTTAAAATTCAAAATAGATGAGTATGAATTTCTTACAAATGTAAATAAAACAACAAAGGCAGGTTTTAGTAAATTTTTTAGCAAGGTTGATACAGATGAGGAGAAAGAAGCTGATTTTGATATATCTAAACTTAATGATAATGACCTAGCAAATATAGAGCAAATAAACATAAAAGAATTACAAACAAAACCTAAACCAAGATATACAATGAGTAGCTTACTAAAGGACTTAAATTCAGTTGCTAAATATGTTAAAGATGAAAGGATTAAAAAGCTGCTACTTGAAAAAGACAAGGATAAAAAAGGAGAAAGCGGAGGCATAGGCACACCAGCTACAAGAAGCGAGATGATAGAAAAGCTTGTAAAGCAATCTTACATAGAGATTAGCAGCAAACAAAACATAAAATCAACACAAAAAGGAAAAGAGCTTATAAAAGCTGTAGGCTCTTTATTAGCAAATCCTGATATGACTGCATTATGGTTTGAGTATCAAAAAGCAATAGAGCTAGGAAAGGCTACTAAGGAGGATTTTTTAAATAGTGTTTATAAAACGGTTAGTACAGAGATAGAAAAAATCAAAAAACAAGGCTTTGCACTAAGTGAAACAACAAAAATAAAAAAATGGATTTAAGAGGCGTTTTTGTTCGATTGAGGCTGTATATATTTTTTTATCTAATGAGATATTTTTATTTCATCAGCAAAAATATTAATTTAGGCCCAATTTTTGTATCTATAACTAATTTTTGATATAATTTCCTTGCTCGATTACCGATGGTAAAAAGAGATGGTTAACATTAGCTTCTTGAAGATACCGAAAGTCTTCTACATTTAATCTTCCCTGTAGCATTGTATATTTTTGAATTGAGGTATAATCAAGGGACCTAAAATAATAAATTCAAATTTTCACTTCACAAGGATATTTCTATGAGTCTTTTCATCACATATCTTGGTTGGTTCTCATTTTACTACATCTTAATTTGCATTCTATTTGAAATCATCTTTCATCTAATTGCTAAGGGTAGAGAAAAAATGGGATTTTTTAGGTATTTGAGTTTAGTCCTTTCACAGTCTTTACTGTGCTTGGATTTAGTTGTGGAAATAATTTTAAACAAATTTATAAAGAAAATAAATTAAAATAAAACTAAAAATTAATAAAATACAAAAAAATTAATGAAGTGGATTAAAAAATTAATTTAAATTTAATTAAAAATAATTTACACTCCGTTTCAAATTGTAGATTTTTGTGTAAGACTTCATATGTATGACATTGTCAGCATAGGTTTTTAGGATATTTTATTGAGTGTATTGTAGGTGCCTCTGACCACCATCTACCTACATTTTAAAATCACCCAACAAACCAAATTTCAAAGCAAAGCAGTAGCCAAAAGCTACCACCTTACCCTACTCGCTTTTTTTAATGCTTATAGAATCTTTCTCATAAAGACCGGTTCCAACAGGTATCATCCTACCTAGGATAACATTTTCTTTTAAGTCCTCAAGGAAGTCAAATTTACCAGCTATACTAGCCTCCGTTAAAACCTTTGTTGTCTCTTGGAAAGAAGCAGCTGATATGATACTATCGCTACCTATAGCAGCTCTTGTAACACCAAGTAAAACAGGCTCTGCTATGGCAGGTTCTCCACCCATAGCCAAAATTCTTTCATTCTCTTCTTTGAATTTGCGTTTAGAAACAAAATCGCCTACTATAAATTTGGTATTACCACTATCAACAACCTTAACCTGTCTTAGCATTTGCGATACTATAACCTCTATATGCTTATCAGAGATAACAACGCCTTGTCCGCGATAAACTTGCTGAATTTCAGAGATTAGATAATAATGAAGTGCCTTTTCTCCAAGAATTTTAAGTACATCGTGACTTGAGATAACTCCATCTGTGAGCTTTTCTCCAGCGTGTATAAATTCTCCGTCTCTTACTTGAATTCTTTTTGAGCTATCTATAAGATACTCACTTTTATTTCCATCCTCTGATTCTATAACTATTCTTTCCTTAGATCTTAAAGGCTTATCAAAACGTATGATGCCGTCTATTTCTGCTATGATAGCGGCATTTTTAGGTTTTCTAGCCTCAAAAAGCTCAGATACTCTTGGAAGACCTCCTGTGATGTCTTTTGACTTTGTTGCTGCTTTTGGAGTTTTAGCTAAAATATCAGCCTTTTTAACAGAGCCGCCGTCATTTACAAAAATAACGGTTTTTGGCTCAAGTAAATACCTATAAGTTTTACCCTTTTTAGAACTTACTATGAGAGCTGGTCTTGTTCCTGCTGGCAAATACTCATTTATAACCAAGGAGCTTTTGCCTGTTGCTTCGTCGATTTGCTCATCAGCACTGTATCCTAATTCTATATCCTCAAAGCTTACTACACCTTCTGCCTCTGCTATGGTAGTGTCATTGTAAGCGTCCCATTCAGCTATAACAACCTTGTCATTTTTTACAGCCCTAGCTATAACAGCATTTACATCATCTATAGTGGAGCTATCATCAAATTCTATAACGGATTCCCTAGGTATGTAGTGTCTTTTTGCCTCTCTATCGTTTTTATCGGCTATAACAACAAAAAGGCCTTTTTCTTTTACCACATAACCTTTTTTTATGTTTCTTAATCTATCAAGACCGTCACCTTTTAGCATATAAAATTTGAGAATTCCTTTCTCTCCGGCCTTGATTGTTTGAACAACAGGGTCTCCATCTTCTACTAAAATTTCACTAGCATAAGGGATACGGTTAGGGACATTCCAGCCTTCTTTTATAACCTCTACTATACTTTCATCTTGCTCAACTTTAGCACCGTTTGAGTAGTGCATATAAAGCTTACCTACAAGGTTTCCGCTAACTCCTGTTAGCTCATTTGGCTTAGCAAGGTCATGCTTTCTTATGATGTATTTTTGCTCTTGCTTTGAGTTTTTAATGCTTATAACAACATCTTCGTGCATATTTTCTACATGCAAAGTACCTGCAAAAGGAGCTTTTATCTTAGGTTCAACCAAAAACACAGCCGCATTTCGTCTATTTGCAACTATGTTTTTATTTTCGCTATTTTTATAAAGCTCTAAATTGTAATACCTTATAAAACCTTCTTTTTGAGCTATTATTTGTCTATCTTGCAAATCTGTGCTAGCAGTTCCACCGCTGTGGAAGGTTCTAAGAGTTAGCTGAGTTCCAGGCTCACCTATGGACTGGGCAGATATAATGCCTACAGCTTCTCCCGGTTTTACAAGCTTGCCCTCGCCCAAATTCACGCCATAGCACTTAGCACAAATTCCTTTTTTGGCCTTGCAAGTAATTGGAGTTCTTATACTAACCCTTTTAATGCCGCTATCGTGTAGAATTTTAGCCTTTTCCTCGTCTATCAAGGTATTTTCTATAAATAAAATTTCATTAGTCACAGGGTCTATCACATCTTCTGCTAAAACCCTACCTAAAATTCTCTCCTCCAAAGTTTCCACAACAGAACCATCGGCCGTAATTTCGCTTATTTCTATACCGTCGTGAGTGCCACAGTCTTGTATAGTTATCTTAACATTTTGTGCTACATCTATAAGCTTTCTTGTTAGATAACCGGCATTTGCTGTTTTTAAGGCTGTATCCGCAAGACCCTTTCTGGCACCGTGAGTTGAGATAAAATACTCTAAAACATTAAGCCCCTCACGGAAATTTGAGATAATAGGCGTTTCTATAATGGAACCATCGGATTTTGCCATAAGCCCTCTCATAGCCGCAAGTTGTGAAATTTGAGCAGCCGAACCTCTAGCACCGGAATCAGCCATCATGTAAATAGAGTTAAATCCTTGTTTATCATTTTGTATCATACTCATCATGTCTTTTGATAAGACATTATTTGTAGCCTTCCATATGTCTATTATTTTGTTATATCTTTCGCTAGCTGTTATTAGACCTTGATTGTATGAATTTTGTATATATTTTACCTGCTTTTTAGCGTCTTGTATAGCTTTTTGCTTGTTATCAGGAACGATAATATCAGCTATTGAAATAGAAATTCCAGCCTTTGTAGCATACTCAAAACCTAAATTTTTAAGCCTATCTAAGAAATTTGCTGTAATACCTAAGCCACCTTGCTTATAAACATAATCCACAAGCAAGGCTATATCTTTTTTCTTTAGAATTTTATTCCACATATATTCAGGAACAAAATCAGGCAGAATAGACTTTATAATAAGTCTTCCAGCAGTTGTAAATATCTTTCTATCATCAACAACAGTTTGAACCGGTGCGTGTATATCAAGACATTTTGCTTCTAAGGCCATTAAAACCTCGTCTATACCTGTGCAAATTTTATGAGAACCTTTTGCGTCGGCTTTTTCTAAGGATAGATAGTAAATTCCTAAAACCATATCCTGCGAAGGCACAGTCACAGACTTACCGCTAGCTGGCAATAAGATGTTCATTGACGAAAGCATTAACACCTTACATTCAGCAATTGCTTCTTGAGAAAGCGGAACATGCACAGCCATTTGATCGCCGTCAAAGTCAGCATTAAAAGCAGCACAAACCAAAGGGTGTAGCTGTATGGCCTTGCTTTCCACAAGTATAGGGTGAAAGGCTTGTATAGACAGCTTGTGTAGGGTTGGCGCTCTATTTAAAAGCACAGGATGGCCTTTAACCACCTCTTCTAAGCATTCCCAAACCTCATTTGTCTTGCTTTCTATGAGTTTTTTAGCTTGCTTTACTGTGGTTGCGTAACCCTTTTCCTCAAGTTTAGCTAAAAGATAAGGTTTGAAAAGCTCTAGAGCCATTTTCTTAGGCAGGCCGCACTGGTCCATTCTAAGCTTTGGACCCACAACTATAACGCTACGACCGGAAAAATCCACCCTCTTTCCAAGTAAATTTTGTCTAAAGCGACCTTGCTTTCCTTTTATAATCTCACTTAAAGACTTAAGCGGCCTTTTATTCGCTCCCTTTACAGCATTTGCACGTCTACCGTTATCAAATAGCGCATCAACTGCTTCTTGAAGCATTCTTTTTTCATTTCTTATGATGATTTCTGGTGCATCAAGCTCCATAAGCCTTTTAAGTCTTGTATTTCTATTTATTACCCTACGGTACAAATCGTTCACATCAGAAACCGCAAATTTACCGCCATCTAACGCAACAAGCGGTCTTAAATCAGGAGGCAAAACAGGTAAATTTGTTATCATCATCCATTCAGGCCTATTTGGAACAAGCTCTTCCTCATTGCTTACATTAGCGTTTAAACTGCTATTTAAGAAATTTTCTACAACCTTTAATCTCTTTGCTATGGTTTTTTTCTTGGCTTCTGAATTTGTGGTGTTGATTTCTTCTTTCAATTGGTTTAAAAGCTCCACAAGGTCTAAATTTGCAAGCAAGTCTCTTATAACCTCACCGCCCATTCTAGCCTTAAAGCCATTGCTTTCGTATCTTTGCATAAGTTTTTGATACTGCTCTTCATTTAAAACATCGCAAAATTCAACCTTTTTGCTGTTTTCATTATCATAGTAAGCATCGGCTGGATTTTCCACTATGTAAGCCTCATAGTAAAGCACTCTTTCTAAATCTTTCATCTTTATACCAAGCAAGGTACCTATACGACTTGGCAAGGAATTTACGTACCAAATGTGAGCTACCGGAGTAACTAACTCTATGTGCCCCATTCTAGAACGTCTTACCTTAGAGCTTGCCACTTCAACGCCGCATTTTTCGCACTTAACGCCCTTAAAACGCATTTTTTTGTATTTTCCGCACAAGCACTCATAATCTCTTATAGGTCCAAAAATCTTGGCACAAAAAAGCCCGTC includes:
- the rpoC gene encoding DNA-directed RNA polymerase subunit beta' yields the protein MDKFKTIEIKEDSRPRDFQALQLRLASPEKIKSWSYGEVKKSETINYRTLKPERDGLFCAKIFGPIRDYECLCGKYKKMRFKGVKCEKCGVEVASSKVRRSRMGHIELVTPVAHIWYVNSLPSRIGTLLGIKMKDLERVLYYEAYIVENPADAYYDNENSKKVEFCDVLNEEQYQKLMQRYESNGFKARMGGEVIRDLLANLDLVELLNQLKEEINTTNSEAKKKTIAKRLKVVENFLNSSLNANVSNEEELVPNRPEWMMITNLPVLPPDLRPLVALDGGKFAVSDVNDLYRRVINRNTRLKRLMELDAPEIIIRNEKRMLQEAVDALFDNGRRANAVKGANKRPLKSLSEIIKGKQGRFRQNLLGKRVDFSGRSVIVVGPKLRMDQCGLPKKMALELFKPYLLAKLEEKGYATTVKQAKKLIESKTNEVWECLEEVVKGHPVLLNRAPTLHKLSIQAFHPILVESKAIQLHPLVCAAFNADFDGDQMAVHVPLSQEAIAECKVLMLSSMNILLPASGKSVTVPSQDMVLGIYYLSLEKADAKGSHKICTGIDEVLMALEAKCLDIHAPVQTVVDDRKIFTTAGRLIIKSILPDFVPEYMWNKILKKKDIALLVDYVYKQGGLGITANFLDRLKNLGFEYATKAGISISIADIIVPDNKQKAIQDAKKQVKYIQNSYNQGLITASERYNKIIDIWKATNNVLSKDMMSMIQNDKQGFNSIYMMADSGARGSAAQISQLAAMRGLMAKSDGSIIETPIISNFREGLNVLEYFISTHGARKGLADTALKTANAGYLTRKLIDVAQNVKITIQDCGTHDGIEISEITADGSVVETLEERILGRVLAEDVIDPVTNEILFIENTLIDEEKAKILHDSGIKRVSIRTPITCKAKKGICAKCYGVNLGEGKLVKPGEAVGIISAQSIGEPGTQLTLRTFHSGGTASTDLQDRQIIAQKEGFIRYYNLELYKNSENKNIVANRRNAAVFLVEPKIKAPFAGTLHVENMHEDVVISIKNSKQEQKYIIRKHDLAKPNELTGVSGNLVGKLYMHYSNGAKVEQDESIVEVIKEGWNVPNRIPYASEILVEDGDPVVQTIKAGEKGILKFYMLKGDGLDRLRNIKKGYVVKEKGLFVVIADKNDREAKRHYIPRESVIEFDDSSTIDDVNAVIARAVKNDKVVIAEWDAYNDTTIAEAEGVVSFEDIELGYSADEQIDEATGKSSLVINEYLPAGTRPALIVSSKKGKTYRYLLEPKTVIFVNDGGSVKKADILAKTPKAATKSKDITGGLPRVSELFEARKPKNAAIIAEIDGIIRFDKPLRSKERIVIESEDGNKSEYLIDSSKRIQVRDGEFIHAGEKLTDGVISSHDVLKILGEKALHYYLISEIQQVYRGQGVVISDKHIEVIVSQMLRQVKVVDSGNTKFIVGDFVSKRKFKEENERILAMGGEPAIAEPVLLGVTRAAIGSDSIISAASFQETTKVLTEASIAGKFDFLEDLKENVILGRMIPVGTGLYEKDSISIKKSE
- a CDS encoding DNA topoisomerase 3 — its product is MRLFIAEKPDLAKAIAEALSGEYNKNLNKNCGYTQRGDDIITWAFGHIMELLEPHEYDEKYKKWSFESLPIIIKDFKHKPIKDKEKQLKIIVNLINDKKVKEIIHCGDADDEGQILIDEILLYSKTTKPVMRCLINDITPQAIKQEIAKMRPNTEFKAMSERGFARSFADWIVGLNLTRAYTIANREKTNTNELISVGRVQTPILGLIVQRDFENDTHKSITYYTINAIFNIKDININTTLKTEEKILDINLANKIKKYCEDKKARLYLSSQNKKEYPPLPYNLLILQSEASKIFGFSAKKTLEITQSLREKHKAISYNRSDCQYIPENIYKEADKIIDSLKENFKEDIGQENANLSIKSNAFDDSKLSAHYAIIPTNTRLNLTNLSQEEKDIYTLICKRFLMQFYEPREYTSHSLKFKIDEYEFLTNVNKTTKAGFSKFFSKVDTDEEKEADFDISKLNDNDLANIEQINIKELQTKPKPRYTMSSLLKDLNSVAKYVKDERIKKLLLEKDKDKKGESGGIGTPATRSEMIEKLVKQSYIEISSKQNIKSTQKGKELIKAVGSLLANPDMTALWFEYQKAIELGKATKEDFLNSVYKTVSTEIEKIKKQGFALSETTKIKKWI